GAGCTTCGCGCTGCATGCCGAAAGCGGTCTCAAACGAACGGATACGTGCGTCGAGTGCCTGATCAGCCGCGCGCGATTCCAGATGGCTGCGGTTGAGCTTGCTCAGCAGATCGAGTTCCATCCGCTGCAATTCGGCGCTCGCCACACGGGGCTGCAAGTTGGGAAGAGGTTCGCTGCCGGGAACGACATGCGTACCCTGATGGCATGCGGGCAAAAAATCGCTCCCCCAGGTCTGCGAACCGGCATAAGGGGCGTGTGGGGCGAGGACCATGAACGACGGCAAATTTTGGTTCTCGGTGCCGAGTCCATAGCTGACCCATGCGCCGGCGCTGGGGCGGGCGAACTGCGCCGAGCCGGTATGCGCGGCGAGAGTCGCCTTGTCGTGACCATCGCTCTCGCAGTGCATCGCGTTGAGGATACAGACCTCGTCGATCACGCCTCCGAGATGCGGAAACAGATCGCTGACCCACGTGCCACTTTCGCCATACTGCTTGAAGGCCCACTGCGGCTTTTTGAGATAGCGTTCGAACTTGCCCGGCTTGTTTAGCCATCGCTGCGCGGTGACCTGTTTGCCATGATCGACGATGAGCTGCGGCCGGTAGTTGAACGTATCGACGTGCGAGACACCGCCGGTCGAGAACAGGAAAATCACTCGATCGGCTTTCGCCGGGAAATGTCCCGCGCGAGCAGCGAGTGGATCGGGAGTAGCGCCGCCGAGCTCGCTACAAATTCCTGCTAGTGCCAGTGCGCCAAAGCCACCTGAAGCACGCTGCAGGAATTCGCGTCGCGATAGAAAAGACGTCGAATTCATGGTCTCTACTCCAGGTATAAAAACGCGTTGCTGGTGAGCAAAACTCGCGCA
This window of the Pirellula staleyi DSM 6068 genome carries:
- a CDS encoding DUF1501 domain-containing protein, with the protein product MNSTSFLSRREFLQRASGGFGALALAGICSELGGATPDPLAARAGHFPAKADRVIFLFSTGGVSHVDTFNYRPQLIVDHGKQVTAQRWLNKPGKFERYLKKPQWAFKQYGESGTWVSDLFPHLGGVIDEVCILNAMHCESDGHDKATLAAHTGSAQFARPSAGAWVSYGLGTENQNLPSFMVLAPHAPYAGSQTWGSDFLPACHQGTHVVPGSEPLPNLQPRVASAELQRMELDLLSKLNRSHLESRAADQALDARIRSFETAFGMQREAPEAFDLSQESEATLKLYGLQPGANSGFGWQCLVARRLAERGVRFLELIDVGSSNNWDSHGNMKDHERLAQAIDQPIAGLLTDLKQRGMLERTLVVWTTEFGRTPFNTVADHAGREHHNLCFSSWMAGGGVKGGMVHGTSDEHGILPVDGAVHTHDFNATLLHLLGIDHERLTYRHAGRDFRLTDVHGKVVQPIIA